A window of Natranaerovirga pectinivora contains these coding sequences:
- a CDS encoding ABC transporter ATP-binding protein: MINVSGLEFNYEKSNKKAIQGIDFNIQKGEIFGFLGPSGAGKTTTQRIIIGLLRGYKGNVEIMGKERSHWGKDFFENIGVAFDFPNLYIKLTAKENLDLIGSYYKNQSTNIEALLDTVGLLKDKDKKVEGFSKGMKMRLNFIRSIMHNPEIFFFDEPTSGLDPINGKIIKDIILDLKNKGKTIFLTTHNMNVAEQLCDKVAFIVDGKIPTIDTPKELMIRHGTQTLKIDYYDEDNEISREFSLDKIKNNIEFMDIINNKDIRRIHTQEATLEDIFIKLTGRELK; this comes from the coding sequence ATGATTAATGTATCTGGACTAGAATTTAATTATGAGAAAAGTAATAAAAAGGCAATACAAGGCATTGATTTTAATATTCAAAAAGGCGAAATATTTGGATTTTTAGGTCCTAGTGGTGCAGGTAAAACCACTACCCAAAGAATTATTATTGGTTTGCTTAGAGGGTATAAGGGTAATGTGGAAATTATGGGAAAGGAAAGAAGTCATTGGGGTAAGGATTTTTTTGAGAACATTGGTGTAGCTTTTGACTTTCCTAACCTGTATATAAAATTAACAGCAAAAGAAAATTTAGATTTAATAGGTTCTTATTATAAGAACCAATCAACTAATATCGAAGCATTGCTAGATACAGTAGGATTGTTAAAAGATAAAGATAAAAAAGTTGAGGGTTTTTCAAAAGGGATGAAGATGCGTCTTAATTTTATCCGTTCAATAATGCATAACCCAGAAATTTTCTTTTTTGATGAACCAACATCAGGTCTTGATCCTATTAACGGAAAAATAATTAAAGACATCATTTTAGACTTAAAGAATAAAGGTAAAACAATTTTCTTAACCACCCATAATATGAATGTAGCAGAGCAATTATGTGACAAAGTTGCTTTTATAGTAGATGGAAAAATCCCTACAATAGATACTCCAAAAGAATTAATGATAAGGCATGGGACTCAAACTTTAAAAATAGATTATTATGATGAAGATAATGAAATTTCTAGAGAATTTTCATTAGATAAAATTAAAAACAACATAGAATTTATGGACATTATAAATAATAAAGACATTAGAAGAATACATACTCAAGAAGCTACCTTAGAAGATATTTTTATTAAATTAACTGGGAGGGAGCTTAAATGA
- a CDS encoding flavodoxin domain-containing protein — MNLIVYGTKYGSAEKCVDKLLGALKDPTDVCNIQKMSGIDLGKYDTVIIGGSIYMGNIQKEIKTFCSQNLEVLKSKKIALFICCMQTGENAYKQLENAYPKELIEVAKDKKVFGGEINTKKLGFFDRFITKMVSKASNSGLPSLDKEGKASLILHDNIEHLASAVNS; from the coding sequence ATGAATTTAATTGTATATGGAACTAAGTATGGAAGTGCAGAAAAATGTGTTGATAAATTATTAGGGGCATTAAAGGATCCTACGGATGTTTGCAATATTCAGAAAATGAGTGGTATAGATTTAGGAAAGTACGATACAGTAATAATCGGTGGGTCTATATATATGGGAAACATTCAAAAGGAAATTAAGACATTTTGTAGTCAAAATCTAGAAGTATTAAAAAGTAAAAAAATTGCACTCTTTATATGTTGTATGCAAACAGGAGAGAATGCATACAAACAATTGGAAAATGCTTATCCTAAAGAGCTAATTGAAGTGGCAAAAGATAAAAAAGTTTTTGGTGGAGAGATCAATACGAAAAAATTAGGGTTTTTTGATCGATTTATTACAAAAATGGTATCTAAAGCATCTAATAGTGGATTACCATCTTTAGATAAAGAGGGTAAAGCAAGTTTGATTTTACATGATAATATAGAGCATTTGGCAAGTGCTGTTAATAGTTAA
- a CDS encoding flavodoxin domain-containing protein, with amino-acid sequence MKEKTVILYKTKYGSSKKYAQWISEEVNCEVYEVTDISTDQLIKYNTIVFVGPLYAVGILGFSKIKKKYSTIKNKKVIVVSVGASPAHPEAVNDIINGNFTNEMKERVEFFHLRGAFNFNKLNRIDKFMMALLKIKLKRKREEDLTNDEKGMLASYSRPVDWTNKKAIIPIIESIMRN; translated from the coding sequence GTGAAAGAAAAAACAGTCATTTTATATAAAACAAAGTATGGTAGTTCAAAAAAATATGCCCAGTGGATTTCAGAAGAAGTTAATTGTGAAGTATATGAGGTGACAGATATAAGTACAGATCAACTCATAAAGTATAATACAATTGTCTTTGTAGGGCCATTATACGCAGTGGGGATTCTAGGGTTTTCTAAAATTAAGAAAAAGTATAGCACAATTAAAAATAAAAAAGTTATTGTTGTATCAGTGGGGGCATCACCTGCTCATCCAGAAGCAGTTAATGATATAATAAATGGTAATTTTACAAATGAAATGAAAGAAAGAGTGGAATTTTTTCATTTAAGAGGGGCATTCAATTTTAATAAGTTAAATAGGATTGATAAATTTATGATGGCATTATTAAAAATAAAGTTAAAAAGAAAAAGAGAAGAGGATTTAACTAATGATGAGAAAGGGATGTTGGCTTCTTACAGTCGTCCTGTAGACTGGACGAATAAAAAAGCTATAATACCTATTATTGAATCTATAATGAGAAATTAA
- a CDS encoding FMN-binding protein, translating to MKVLKCILIGFLVLILIGVGGIAYLSRDLSEADQLVINNVDITDMADGIYYGEYESGRFSNEVEVIIENKRIQNVNWIKDVTFKRSDVTKELTQKILEEQSINIDGITGATVTSNAYLKAIENALTK from the coding sequence ATGAAAGTTTTAAAATGTATTTTAATTGGATTTTTAGTATTAATCTTAATAGGCGTAGGGGGAATTGCTTACTTATCCAGGGACTTATCAGAAGCAGATCAATTAGTAATCAACAATGTTGATATAACTGATATGGCTGATGGCATATATTATGGTGAGTATGAAAGTGGTAGATTTTCTAATGAGGTTGAAGTCATTATAGAGAATAAAAGGATACAGAATGTAAATTGGATTAAAGATGTAACTTTTAAACGCTCGGATGTTACTAAAGAGCTTACACAAAAGATACTAGAGGAACAAAGTATTAATATTGACGGGATAACTGGAGCTACGGTAACAAGTAATGCTTATTTAAAAGCAATTGAAAATGCACTGACCAAATAA
- a CDS encoding MarR family winged helix-turn-helix transcriptional regulator — protein sequence MNELTIEDRQKFIFGSIFFLSNKLQALGDQYLLSRDMTTRQWLLIVAISQFGNESPTLSEVAVMLSSTHQNIKQIALKLEKKGFLNIEKDKKDKRALRLKLTQKSNVFWEESQQEDTLFIKDLFKHLSEEEINGMCSGIDKLMTRIFKMGESYRKE from the coding sequence ATGAATGAGTTAACAATAGAGGATAGACAAAAATTTATTTTTGGAAGTATATTTTTCTTATCCAACAAATTACAAGCATTAGGGGATCAGTATTTACTTAGTCGAGATATGACCACAAGACAATGGTTATTAATCGTTGCAATTTCTCAGTTCGGAAACGAATCGCCAACACTAAGTGAGGTTGCTGTGATGCTAAGTAGTACCCATCAGAATATTAAGCAAATAGCTTTAAAACTTGAGAAAAAAGGTTTTCTTAATATTGAAAAAGATAAAAAAGATAAAAGAGCACTTAGACTAAAATTAACTCAAAAAAGCAATGTTTTTTGGGAAGAGAGTCAACAAGAAGATACTTTATTTATTAAGGACTTATTTAAACATTTATCAGAAGAAGAAATTAACGGGATGTGTAGTGGTATAGACAAGTTAATGACAAGAATTTTTAAAATGGGAGAATCATATAGAAAGGAGTAA
- the pdaA gene encoding delta-lactam-biosynthetic de-N-acetylase, producing MSKKKVDISEVIMVILAIILILTTIPLLINQNETVPASVNNSNNSWGLGYGANGQQPTGNSDKEYLKKYNAYYVGNPEDKVLYLTFDAGYENGYTSTLLDVLKKHSVPAAFFLVGHYLEENPDLVKRMVEEGHIVGNHTTKHPDMTQITSIEGFKKELEGIENLYKELIGEDMPKYYRPPAGKYNESNLKHAKELGYYTMFWSLAYVDWENNNQPSKELAFSKLLPRSHPGAMILLHSTSKTNAEILDDLLTKWKDDGYTFKSLDYFIENN from the coding sequence ATGTCTAAAAAAAAGGTTGATATCAGTGAAGTAATCATGGTTATTCTTGCTATTATTCTTATTCTAACCACAATCCCATTATTAATAAATCAAAATGAAACGGTACCTGCTAGTGTTAACAATAGTAATAATAGTTGGGGTTTAGGATATGGTGCAAACGGTCAACAACCAACAGGCAATTCAGATAAAGAATATCTTAAAAAATATAATGCCTACTATGTTGGTAACCCAGAAGATAAAGTACTATATTTGACTTTTGATGCTGGATATGAGAATGGGTACACGAGCACTTTACTTGATGTTTTAAAAAAACATAGTGTTCCTGCGGCTTTCTTTTTAGTAGGCCATTACTTAGAAGAGAACCCAGATCTGGTAAAGAGAATGGTTGAAGAAGGACATATAGTAGGCAATCATACAACAAAACATCCTGATATGACTCAAATTACAAGTATAGAAGGCTTTAAAAAAGAATTAGAGGGCATTGAAAACTTGTATAAAGAATTAATTGGTGAAGATATGCCAAAATACTACAGACCACCAGCAGGTAAATACAATGAGAGCAACTTAAAACACGCAAAAGAATTAGGTTATTATACAATGTTTTGGAGTTTAGCCTATGTGGATTGGGAAAATAATAATCAGCCGTCTAAAGAGCTGGCCTTTTCAAAACTATTACCAAGGTCCCATCCAGGAGCAATGATATTATTGCACAGCACTTCTAAGACAAACGCAGAAATATTAGATGACCTTTTAACAAAATGGAAAGATGACGGGTATACTTTTAAAAGTTTGGATTATTTTATTGAGAATAATTAA
- a CDS encoding rhamnogalacturonan acetylesterase: protein MAKTKVFLAGDSTVAYNDISTYPQTGWGQVLQMYLKDNVQVVNYAKNGRSSKSFIHEGLLDEIENEISENDFLLIQFGHNDQKEEEHRRTEPFTTYQYYLSQYIDVAINHNAYPIFITPLYRRHFDDKGNIKDKVHLDFPDAMEALAKDFGVPIIDLCNKSKNLFELIGDAESRKLFMHLKKGTYKNYPEGKEDDTHLNYEGAITVAGLIVDGLKALGERYLELVKY from the coding sequence ATGGCTAAAACAAAAGTTTTTCTTGCAGGCGATTCTACTGTTGCCTATAACGACATTTCTACATACCCTCAAACGGGTTGGGGTCAAGTATTACAAATGTACCTTAAAGATAATGTTCAAGTAGTTAACTATGCAAAAAATGGTAGAAGTAGTAAAAGCTTTATACATGAAGGGTTATTAGATGAAATAGAAAATGAAATAAGTGAAAATGATTTCTTATTGATTCAATTTGGTCATAACGATCAAAAAGAAGAAGAGCATAGGCGTACTGAACCTTTTACAACTTATCAATATTACTTATCACAGTATATCGATGTTGCTATTAATCATAATGCTTATCCTATTTTTATTACACCATTATATAGACGTCATTTTGATGATAAGGGTAATATAAAGGATAAAGTACATTTAGATTTTCCAGATGCCATGGAAGCTTTAGCAAAAGACTTTGGTGTCCCTATTATTGATTTATGTAATAAAAGCAAAAATTTATTTGAATTAATAGGAGATGCTGAATCAAGAAAACTATTTATGCATTTAAAAAAGGGTACGTATAAAAACTACCCAGAAGGTAAAGAGGATGATACCCATTTAAATTATGAAGGAGCTATTACAGTTGCAGGTTTAATTGTTGATGGGTTAAAAGCATTAGGTGAAAGATATCTAGAACTTGTTAAATATTAG
- a CDS encoding YukJ family protein, producing the protein MPINYGVFKGVPLEPIKLGKDERHLEICALNLKGNEKYFRTSINIKSYGFPSEVLYYVEDNFTSPHISSLPQLPFGYTEINQENRKFALDYVRGRLFTPSLMKPLPNIEPGPDNDLNEKLSQVLNEAIKRKGILYAFGERWGPIDRPDEYFKFLPSNGIHNIHMNQGSVEPWRKDNGIWQDGGLLIHFEEQRRWVGIFLAFQSQSWCTDDEGHDTVYCSHNQNGNIKK; encoded by the coding sequence ATGCCTATAAACTATGGCGTTTTTAAAGGAGTACCATTAGAGCCTATAAAACTAGGTAAAGATGAGAGGCATTTAGAAATATGTGCATTAAACTTAAAGGGAAATGAAAAATACTTTCGCACTTCTATTAATATTAAATCATATGGTTTTCCTTCTGAAGTATTATATTATGTAGAGGATAATTTTACATCTCCCCATATATCTTCTTTGCCACAGTTGCCTTTTGGGTATACAGAGATCAACCAAGAAAACAGGAAATTTGCCCTTGACTATGTTAGGGGAAGACTTTTTACACCATCTTTAATGAAACCATTACCTAATATAGAACCTGGTCCTGATAATGATTTAAATGAAAAATTATCTCAAGTTCTAAATGAAGCAATTAAAAGAAAAGGGATTTTATACGCATTTGGCGAAAGATGGGGGCCCATAGATAGACCAGATGAATATTTTAAGTTTTTACCCAGTAATGGAATACATAATATTCATATGAATCAAGGCAGTGTTGAGCCGTGGCGCAAGGATAATGGTATTTGGCAAGATGGAGGGTTATTAATTCATTTTGAAGAACAACGAAGGTGGGTTGGCATATTTTTAGCTTTTCAATCCCAATCTTGGTGTACAGATGACGAAGGACATGACACAGTCTATTGCAGTCATAATCAAAACGGAAATATTAAAAAATAG
- a CDS encoding copper amine oxidase N-terminal domain-containing protein, producing the protein MKKRGLISLLIIVSMMLLLAGCNNTAAIGYYNLTKEVLELQTNNIVESEAEISFEFKDVPNEIFQEEFFKTVHYLLKEFSLIVNVKSDLQNESMVTELLLKNKVNDQKQSLIQIINKHDVMYFKFDDLVEFIKAFNIQELNELITFIPEGVKYLRLSQGELIEQYSMVVPEISELNYQIDTLSLQQKTIELYEGIIEAYSEYVFDYITEENGKYTISINAEEFIPIAYSFIKYSITNIETIGIKLTDFVDSFQDEEAKALFGFDKETVINGLGFVINDVKENEKEYIAALTEFTEIESMAIELLGNSKLEFSLEKLEKDIFKEVINLFVDINAEGENLSFNLDITQTTKKIDSLDLEIPTEGILDFIDVMENLMDIIGVNDITVMYVSLDTGEYILNKNNEFQQDQVNVILKDHRSYLPLRKVAETFDEYVDWDEELRKPYVARNGHKIYMEGFIVDGRAYVKVRDFETYLGYFVDWEAETNVATIIKL; encoded by the coding sequence ATGAAAAAAAGAGGGTTAATATCACTATTAATTATAGTTTCGATGATGTTATTGTTAGCTGGTTGCAATAATACAGCTGCAATTGGTTACTATAATTTAACAAAAGAAGTACTTGAATTACAGACAAACAATATTGTTGAGAGCGAAGCAGAGATATCTTTTGAATTTAAAGATGTGCCTAATGAAATTTTTCAAGAGGAATTCTTTAAAACGGTACATTATTTACTAAAAGAGTTCTCTTTGATAGTAAATGTTAAGTCTGACTTGCAGAATGAATCCATGGTTACTGAATTACTATTAAAAAACAAGGTCAATGATCAAAAGCAAAGCTTGATCCAAATAATTAATAAACATGATGTTATGTATTTTAAGTTTGATGACTTAGTTGAGTTTATTAAAGCATTTAACATACAAGAGTTAAATGAATTAATAACTTTTATCCCAGAAGGTGTTAAGTATCTAAGACTTTCTCAAGGGGAATTAATTGAGCAGTATTCAATGGTGGTTCCTGAAATATCTGAATTAAATTATCAAATAGATACTTTAAGCTTACAACAAAAGACAATTGAATTATATGAAGGCATAATAGAAGCTTATTCAGAGTATGTATTTGATTATATTACTGAAGAAAATGGCAAATACACTATTAGTATTAATGCGGAGGAATTTATTCCTATAGCCTATTCCTTTATTAAGTATTCAATTACTAATATAGAAACCATAGGGATAAAACTAACAGATTTTGTTGATAGTTTCCAAGACGAAGAAGCTAAAGCATTATTTGGCTTTGATAAAGAAACTGTTATAAATGGTTTAGGATTTGTAATTAATGATGTTAAGGAGAATGAAAAAGAATATATAGCAGCTTTAACAGAATTTACAGAGATTGAATCTATGGCAATTGAGTTATTAGGTAATAGTAAGCTAGAATTTTCATTAGAAAAACTAGAAAAGGATATTTTTAAAGAAGTGATTAATCTTTTTGTAGATATTAATGCTGAAGGAGAAAACCTTAGCTTTAATCTAGATATAACTCAAACTACTAAAAAAATTGATTCATTAGATTTAGAGATTCCAACAGAAGGTATTTTAGACTTTATAGACGTTATGGAAAATCTTATGGATATTATTGGCGTTAATGATATTACTGTTATGTATGTAAGTCTAGATACAGGAGAATATATATTAAATAAAAATAATGAATTCCAACAAGATCAAGTAAATGTTATTTTGAAAGATCATAGATCTTATTTACCTTTACGTAAAGTTGCAGAGACATTTGATGAATACGTTGATTGGGATGAAGAATTAAGAAAACCTTATGTTGCAAGAAATGGCCATAAGATTTACATGGAAGGATTTATAGTAGATGGAAGAGCCTATGTAAAGGTTAGAGATTTTGAGACATATTTAGGATATTTTGTTGATTGGGAAGCAGAAACTAATGTAGCAACAATAATTAAATTATAA
- a CDS encoding NifB/NifX family molybdenum-iron cluster-binding protein: protein MKIAIASTDGKVINAHFGRTPQFLIFEIVDKEFILVDVRMNQPACSNLVHPKGTMEDTMELISDCSYVIASQIGPGMIEKLKEKNIVGVINPNFIQVGMEELLLQIT from the coding sequence ATGAAAATTGCAATTGCAAGTACTGATGGAAAAGTTATTAATGCTCACTTTGGTCGAACGCCACAATTTTTAATATTTGAAATAGTAGATAAAGAATTTATACTTGTTGATGTTAGGATGAATCAACCAGCTTGTAGTAATTTAGTTCATCCTAAAGGAACCATGGAAGACACTATGGAACTAATTAGTGATTGCTCTTATGTGATAGCAAGTCAAATTGGCCCAGGAATGATTGAGAAATTAAAAGAAAAAAATATAGTAGGCGTTATTAATCCTAATTTTATCCAGGTAGGAATGGAAGAATTACTATTACAAATAACATAG
- a CDS encoding PAS domain S-box protein, protein MEKVLSNNLDFAPIGYAYHKIICDENNEPIDFIFLDINKYYEKIIGISKENIIGKKATEVFKNIPHDWIKIYGAVALTSKSIEFEEFFGQEDKWYKVKVSSHEKHYFMTILYDLSKEMIQLRELERFFSVNLDLLCIADFNSQFIKLNKSWENILGYSIEELKDRSYLSFVHPDDLEITIQMAKELSEQKEVVNFINRYCCKDGKYKYLEWRAKPFGNNIYASARDVTTRVKSDEKLIKLAKEYEKVFNGTQDAMFLVEVIDDNTFRYIRNNIKHEEYTSVSNEIIRGKTPRELFGDEIGNEIVSNYKKCIQFNNVYSYEETFDFSKGKNTWYTTLTPVYSNNKIIYLVGSSQDITERKKLEEALHNEKEHIRITLKSIGDGVISTDLRGNVTMMNERAEEFCCWDEKDAIGKKISEILTITNENTEDMVFKALQLQEGSYVLDDTMLISKKCKKMSIALNVSPIQDQNNNNKGIVFIFRDISSQKEQNKRIEFLSFNDALTGLYNRRYFEAKLKELDNEDQYPLSIIIGDVNGLKLTNDVFGHIEGDRLLKSAAGLIKDNCREKDIISRWGGDEFIVLLPKTEKKEARQIYNTLVEESEKTKKSTKVISISFGFATKEKENDDMMQVIKIAEDKMYKEKLTNSKRFKNMIIKSIRNQFDKANPIEKKHTKNINEITKSFINYLELPPLDKEKLELLSKVHDIGKIAINKDLLNKKEKLSMDEWEEIKRHSEIGYHIAKASSELDCVAEYILCHHERYDGKGYPRGLKGEEIPLLSRIITVVDAYEAMTNDRTYRKAMTKDKAINELLKNAGTQFDPQIVNQFIIMLNEV, encoded by the coding sequence ATGGAAAAAGTATTGTCGAATAACTTGGACTTTGCGCCTATTGGTTATGCCTATCATAAGATTATATGTGATGAGAATAATGAACCAATCGATTTTATATTTCTTGATATTAATAAATACTATGAAAAGATTATTGGCATTAGTAAAGAAAATATTATTGGTAAGAAAGCAACAGAGGTATTTAAAAACATACCTCACGATTGGATTAAAATCTATGGAGCAGTAGCTTTAACCAGTAAAAGTATAGAGTTTGAAGAATTTTTTGGACAAGAAGATAAATGGTACAAGGTAAAAGTTAGTTCTCATGAAAAACATTATTTTATGACAATTTTGTATGATTTATCCAAGGAAATGATTCAATTAAGAGAATTAGAAAGATTTTTTTCAGTTAATCTTGATTTATTATGTATTGCTGACTTCAATAGTCAATTTATTAAACTTAATAAATCTTGGGAAAATATTTTAGGATATTCTATTGAAGAGTTAAAGGATAGAAGTTATTTAAGTTTTGTGCATCCAGATGATTTAGAAATCACCATTCAAATGGCCAAAGAATTGTCAGAGCAAAAAGAAGTGGTTAATTTTATTAATAGGTATTGTTGTAAAGATGGCAAATACAAATATTTGGAATGGCGTGCTAAACCTTTTGGAAATAATATTTATGCATCTGCAAGAGATGTTACAACTAGAGTTAAATCGGATGAGAAACTTATAAAATTAGCAAAAGAGTATGAAAAGGTGTTTAATGGGACTCAAGATGCTATGTTTTTAGTAGAGGTAATAGATGATAACACATTTAGATACATAAGAAATAATATAAAGCATGAAGAATATACAAGTGTATCTAATGAAATTATTCGGGGTAAAACACCGAGAGAATTATTTGGAGATGAAATTGGTAATGAAATAGTTTCAAACTATAAAAAATGTATTCAATTTAACAATGTTTATTCTTATGAGGAAACTTTCGATTTTTCAAAAGGCAAAAACACATGGTATACCACTTTAACCCCAGTGTACTCAAATAATAAAATTATTTATTTAGTAGGGTCATCTCAGGATATTACAGAGAGAAAAAAATTGGAAGAAGCTTTACATAATGAAAAAGAACATATAAGAATTACTTTAAAATCAATTGGTGATGGCGTTATTTCTACTGATTTAAGAGGCAACGTAACAATGATGAATGAAAGGGCGGAAGAATTTTGTTGCTGGGATGAGAAAGATGCAATTGGTAAAAAAATTAGTGAAATATTAACGATTACTAATGAAAATACTGAGGATATGGTATTTAAAGCGTTACAACTTCAAGAAGGTAGTTATGTCCTTGATGATACTATGTTAATATCAAAGAAATGTAAAAAAATGTCTATTGCACTGAATGTTTCTCCAATACAAGATCAAAATAATAATAATAAAGGTATCGTTTTTATTTTTAGAGATATAAGTTCTCAAAAAGAACAAAACAAAAGAATTGAGTTTTTAAGTTTTAATGATGCCCTTACAGGACTTTACAATAGAAGGTATTTTGAAGCTAAGTTAAAAGAGTTAGATAATGAAGATCAATATCCATTATCTATTATAATAGGAGATGTTAATGGGTTAAAGTTAACCAATGATGTTTTTGGTCATATCGAAGGCGATAGGTTATTAAAATCTGCAGCTGGCTTAATCAAAGACAATTGTAGAGAAAAAGATATTATTTCTCGTTGGGGTGGTGATGAGTTTATTGTATTACTACCTAAAACGGAAAAAAAAGAAGCACGACAGATTTATAATACGTTAGTAGAAGAAAGTGAAAAAACAAAGAAAAGTACAAAAGTCATTTCCATTTCTTTCGGATTTGCTACAAAAGAAAAAGAAAATGATGATATGATGCAGGTAATAAAAATTGCCGAAGATAAAATGTACAAAGAAAAATTAACAAATAGCAAACGTTTTAAAAATATGATTATTAAATCTATAAGAAATCAATTTGATAAAGCCAATCCAATAGAAAAAAAGCACACTAAAAATATTAATGAAATTACAAAAAGTTTTATTAATTATTTGGAATTACCCCCTTTAGACAAAGAGAAATTAGAGTTGTTAAGCAAGGTGCATGACATAGGAAAAATTGCAATTAACAAGGATTTATTAAATAAAAAAGAAAAACTTTCTATGGATGAATGGGAAGAAATAAAAAGACATAGTGAAATAGGTTATCATATAGCAAAAGCGTCATCAGAATTAGATTGTGTTGCAGAATATATTCTTTGTCACCATGAAAGATATGATGGGAAAGGTTATCCTAGAGGACTAAAGGGTGAAGAAATACCATTATTATCAAGGATTATTACAGTAGTAGATGCCTATGAAGCAATGACAAATGATCGTACATATAGAAAAGCAATGACAAAAGATAAAGCGATTAATGAATTACTAAAGAATGCTGGAACACAATTTGATCCTCAAATTGTAAATCAATTTATTATAATGCTAAATGAAGTGTAA
- a CDS encoding YibE/F family protein, with product MKKIRRYLFLFIFLWGIMTFQAYGTENNQSIFIQGTVIEILDDHTDTNNYFRYQKVLVTLTDKEYSSMEILINHSINLATLHHLILEEGDKVIVWANGNESNFDNARIYSYSRDSYLLYLVIGFISLVIIIGGKKGFSAIISLGITLGLVFIGFFPMIINGVNPILSALLVCGISAILTLIIIGDFKGKTYAAIIGTLGGISVAIILTYVFGYLTKIQGIGDENVEMLAYIPNSANYNFRDLLYAGIIIGTLGGVMDICMSISSAMDEIHQANKRSTNLNLFLSGMRIGKDILGTMTNTLILAYVGSSINLILVFYTYGLTITQFINSDQIASEIIRAFAGSIGLVFAIPITAVAYLAFRDKNKNHMRI from the coding sequence GTGAAGAAAATCAGGAGATATTTATTTCTATTTATTTTTTTGTGGGGTATAATGACGTTCCAAGCCTATGGTACGGAAAACAATCAAAGTATATTTATTCAAGGAACAGTTATAGAAATTTTAGATGACCATACAGATACCAATAATTACTTTAGATATCAAAAAGTCTTAGTTACATTAACGGATAAAGAGTATAGCAGTATGGAAATACTTATTAATCATTCTATTAATCTTGCAACGCTACATCATTTGATTTTAGAAGAAGGAGATAAAGTAATTGTATGGGCTAATGGTAATGAATCTAATTTCGATAATGCAAGAATTTATTCCTATTCTAGGGATAGTTACTTACTTTATTTGGTCATAGGATTTATTTCATTAGTGATTATAATTGGTGGGAAAAAAGGATTTTCTGCTATTATATCTCTTGGAATAACCCTTGGTTTAGTATTCATTGGTTTCTTTCCCATGATTATTAATGGTGTAAATCCAATTTTATCAGCATTACTAGTTTGTGGTATTTCTGCCATTTTAACTTTAATAATTATTGGTGATTTTAAAGGTAAAACTTATGCAGCAATAATAGGCACTCTTGGAGGCATTAGTGTTGCTATAATACTTACATATGTTTTTGGATATCTAACCAAAATACAAGGTATAGGGGATGAAAATGTTGAAATGTTAGCTTATATACCCAATTCAGCAAACTATAATTTTAGAGATTTACTATATGCAGGTATTATTATTGGTACTTTAGGTGGGGTTATGGATATATGTATGTCTATTTCATCTGCAATGGATGAAATACATCAAGCAAATAAAAGATCAACGAACTTGAACTTATTTTTATCAGGAATGAGAATTGGAAAAGATATCCTAGGAACCATGACGAATACACTAATTCTAGCATATGTAGGCAGTTCAATTAATTTAATTCTTGTGTTTTATACATATGGGTTAACCATTACTCAGTTTATAAATAGCGATCAAATTGCATCAGAAATTATTAGGGCTTTTGCTGGGAGCATAGGATTGGTATTTGCAATTCCAATAACAGCAGTAGCATATTTGGCTTTTAGAGATAAGAATAAAAACCATATGAGAATATAA